CTTATAATCAGAACTTAAGTACTTATTGAAAAAGAACTTTAACAGCGTGCTatctttgtcttctttttcctttttttcttgttccgGTGTTCACTATCTCCTATCTCCTTCTATCGGTAGCGCTTATCAAGAAGGTGCTTAGTCAGCACGAGAGTATCTTCTTTGTTCCTTTAGATTGTAATGCGTTAGCGTAGTCTTATCTTGCGATGAATATCGCTGATCTTGTTGtcatcacaaaagaaaataaagaggtAAGAACAGACAAACATACGGAAGACTGGTGCAAAAGGTACTAACGAAGTTCAAGCTCGGTTTAGATACGAAACTCGATTTACATACGAAATTCATCTATGCATTTCCAACGTCTTCAAAGAATGAACGTTCTAGAAGGAAGGAAGTATTTTACCGTATTTGGTCATAGATGTGATTTGCGATTGAATACAGTCGTTCGCAATTAACccaatattttctttgccTTCAAAGCCCTCTTCCTGATTTTCGTTCCGTTGATAGCTGGTGATTGACTGCTACGGGAACTGATCGATAACATTCAACTGTCGATCGGCCGTTCGAGTATAAACGCAACGTGAAAGTCGCGTACGATAGTCGTAATGCGGCAGCTAATTGGACTAAAACAACGTCTGTATATGCTTATGGATATGCATTCCGCTTGGACCAGTCGTGTACCCAGATTCGGAACCTGCTTATcttattctgttttctttgtagAATATTCTGAGGGGGTTACGTTACAAATCGAGTCCAATTTTCCGCCAAGTATCATTCGCCAATTAATTCCAAAATAGCTCAGTGCTTCTTTGTTACCAGCGTTTCATATGTATTCAAAGGGGGCGgccgttaggtacccgcagccgattatctgcagccgcatgagtgcctgcagaagaggctgtcggtaggccagagcaggcatatcttacACTAgttgtgatcactaagccacgcccagCCATCACCTCGTCACtgccgtgtttgtattgcaattgaGTGATAGAGTTGACTTCTAGGATGgttcaaagaacgaaaaggtGCCAACGtagcaagtggaaaaagacgtagaaaatgaaagtgctgaaaatgaagaaagaacgtagaagatttgtacaagaaaaaacaacataaaaaaacataaatgaggctgaaaattgaaaacgttccaaaacaaaagttaAAAGGTGTAGGAACGAGAACCTGGCTTTTGAAAGATGAAGACTTgtgattgagaaaaaaaactacatagaagatatagatgtaTTCTAGATATTTACCAGTTATTGGTACATCCTTCTTGTTTATGGGCTGTGGTATTTTTACGACAGGAAATCGCCACAAAATGGTGGATACCCTAGCAAATGGGTGCAGAggtaagcgttttttttttcgcgaaagaGTTGCGCTCTTAATTGGATAGAGTAATCGTTTTTTGaatgttagtttttttccggTTGAggttgagaatttttttcattcttttcctcGTTCTGATATGTCACTTCCCAACCATTCGAGTTCCATAAGCAGCATCTACAACAAAACTCAACAATATTCTGCCACTCTGCCATCGTATGCGCCAGCTATGGGCTATAATTTGCCTTCCCTCTCTTTTCCGATAGCCAGTGAGCAGATTTTTATAGAATGTAAATTCGTAAATTTCTTTAATAGTGAATGCTTATAATTCTGTAAAGAATTACTGCATGTTAGGAGATATTCTGACACGCTGTGAGAAATCAAGAATGTCTGCCACGTCAGATGGCAGTAATTCTAATCTAGTAATCTGAATTATGATTATGCTCACTGGCTTCTTCCTTGCGCATTCTCCAGCAAGATTATCGCTTCTTTCTTACAGCGTTGCACAGCTTACGTTTCAGCTGGCGAATGAACAAATGGTTCGCCGATTATTTCCCCGTATCTTTGCATAAAACTGCCGAGTTTTCGACCGACCAGGTTTGTTATCCTCCATTTCTCAATAGAGGTGAAGTTGTGATATCTTGACTATTTGAGAACTACATTATTGGATGTCACCCTCACGGTATCATTGGAATGGGATTTTATGCGACTTTTGCTAGTGAGGGAGCTAACAAGAGTAAAGTAGTGCGTAGGTTTATCTTACCCAAAAGTCTAGACAATGCTATCGATTGGTTATGAGCCACAGCTACCCCATGAGCTCGCGAAAGCTACAAATTTCAGTTCCCAGGGATACAATTTCTTGTTTGTACTCTTGCCTCCAACTTCAATATTATGATCACGTGCgtgatgtttcttttttaaaacacgTCCTTAGTAACGGTAAGGAAATTGATAATATATGATTTAGGAGAGAACTACTCCAGCTCGGTGGATTCATCGATTGCTCTAAGGAAAGCATCAGGAATGTACTGTCTgggaagaaggaaggaaaagcCGTGGTTATCGTTGTAGGTGGGCAGCTAACACCTTAACGTTGGGGCTGGTTCAGACTTAtttcaataacaaataacaatagcAGATAACAATACAGTAATAGGTGGAAATGTAGCACTCATCCTACAAATACagcaaaaagcagaaaaatcaacTTTCATCTACTTGTATTTTTCAGGAGGTGCCGAAGAAGCTCTGGACGCTCATCCAAGTAGGCATAAGCTCAAGCTGCTTTCTCGAAAGGGATTTGTAAAGGAGGCGTTTCATGCGGGAGCGTCACTGGTCCCAGTGTATTCATTCGGTGAAAATGATATTTATGAACAGGCAAGTACAGCTTAGCTGCTCCGAACACTGCGTATATGCTCAAGGGCAGCGTATCTCGAAACCGAGAATGTTGAAGTCTCTGTCGGCAAATGTAGAGTTCAGGGTTCATATTTTGAATAGGGGCATAACCGCGCGTAATTCTCCTCAATCTTCTTGAGGATCGGTGATTGTTCCTTCGAGGCGGGTGAGAAACCTTTCTGCAAGCGACGCATCTACGAGCCAGCGGTcgaatcaatgaggtctccttagcagcctgttcaagtaaaaacaatgaaaggtTGCCAAAGCAATCAGAGGGGGAACCAGAGTATACAGTGGTGTCGCATTCTAACGTTTTTCGTAGGATCTAAGTTGTCACGCTGTTTTTAAGGTAAAGGATTTTGGTAGAATTGAACGGGGTCACATTCATACTTGTAATCTGTGTCCCGATTCTATATTCGCCCACAGAGACTCTAACATCGTCAGTTCCTTTTCTTTACAATTAGAATTTCTACAGATTTCCGTTCTATTTCAGTAGAAATCTTATAGCTTAAGGCAAAACTACCTCCTCTAACTAACCTTCTGTGAAATagtttcttgaaaagaaattattattaatcacATATGTAGAATGTCTCCGTTCCCTGGTAAGGTAGTTCACCTCATTCTACAGTCTAGTTACACCAAATTCTGtcattttcatagaaaaagaaataatttattctgGTAAGCCCCAAAATTCCACGAAGCGACTTCAGAGACTGAGCGGAAATGTTCTGATCACTTCCACTTCTTCCAATGATTATTCCAGGTAGAAAATCCCAAAGGCTCTGCAGTTCGTCGACTTCAAACATGGTTGAAAGAAATGACTGGCGTCTCATTGCCACTCTTCTATGGAAGAGGTTTCTTTCAGGTGACTTTCGAGCAGAAGATCCTAATAAATGTTAATAAATCAACTAAATATCTGCGCAAAATCTCTGCATTATTTCAGTTGAATTTCGGTTTTCTACCACACAGCCGCCCGATTAACACAGTTGTTGGAGCACCAATAGCTGTACAGCAAGTTGCTGAACCGACCAATGACGAAGTGGATCGTGTACATAAGCAATACTGCGATGCTCTTACGGAACTTTTTGATCGGCATAAAACTCAGTTTGGTCTGTCAAAGAACACAAAGCTCACTATAGAATAATTTATTATGGATTATACAACCTTACTAATTACTAGAAGTTTCAATGTACAAGTCTTGATAGCagttgcgaagaaaaaatgacgcAGCGTTTTTTGCTTCGAAAACGATTGAGAAGGTGCGGTTGGCCATCAAATAgtgtttttgcaaatttgggatTCATTTTGGATACGGTGACAGAAAAAAGTCCGCTTCATGGCTAAAGTACGAACTGCTAATGTGATTTGATTTACATTTGTGCTGCGGATAGTTCTTCCGTTCATTGTTGATAGGAGTCCTGTTTTGTGCAATATTATTATCAGGTAGATCTCAAACATTTGTTGCCAAACTCCtctatattcttttttattttttaaaatatgttttttattATACATGAGCTACATGAGTTCATCAGTCTGCCTAGTCGCATCGTTTTCTTAGCTCAAGCTGACAAGTTAGGcttctctttaaaaataagagaataattaataaactgttgttaaataattaataaactgTTGTTATTGTAAGAATTGTTTGGACATGGATAGAAATGTCGGGGAATGTAGGGGATCATAGCCTTCATTTCATAAGAAAACTTTTCCGCAGGGCTAAATCTGATTGTCGAACATCAGGAAGACACAGTATTCAGGTCAAGAGATGCAGCATTCAAGTGCGGATTGGTGTATTGTTGGTAACACCTCAGTAGCTCAACCGTTACCTAGGATCATCTCCCCTTGACAAATATTAGACCGTTCAGCCTTAGCAGTAGCGCAAGAATTAAAGTTCCACATAGAATTGATTGGAATTGAAAACCTTATCGATGGATTAGGAGTGTTTGACAAAAGCTGTCGAAGGTATACATAATACCAGGGAACCTTTGTTCATTAGTGACAAAGtgaacaagaattttttttctttttctgagatCTCGTTAGAAATTGATAGTCAGACATGAGTTTGAGAGCAACGGAGAACTGCTCTTCTTTTTAGgtaagagagaaagagaagagagaaaccACTTGGCAAGAGAAACCACTTTAAGAGAAACCACTTGGCAACCTTTGCTTGCGACAGGGACAAATGGAGGTATTACTGGtgccgctcgagcaaatcgatgaacaaggGACACAAGGGATACCACTTGTACCACTTATCCACTTGGGTTGGGGCGAGAGGAATAGGGGGAGGGGCAGCTCCTAGGCCCTTGTAAGGGGAATCGAATAAGGTGATGGGACCCTGGACACGATCCACCAGAATTCGGAGAGGCTAGGCCGCGATGTGGCGGCTAGCGCAGTACGAGTTACTCCGAATCCAGGCAATAGGCTCCGGTCCCAACCCGCTGATGCTCGTCGCTCCTCTTTTGAGAGGACCAGGATAGGATACACTTACTTTTTGCAATAGGCAGTAACCTTGCTGCATTACTCTTACAGAAGTACATACTTGAACTTGAGAAACTTTAAAGTCTGATACTAATATTGGTTTTCTGTACGGTCAATATCCGAAGGACCTTATAATGGGACGCGTCCACGTGATGATGCGATTTTGAAATCGTTTAGAATAGAAATGGTGCGAAATATGTGACAATATATTTATGAACACCTGCAACGTAAGGTTTTGAAGGCGTCATTCTTGTCACTGGTGGAGGTGTAGTTGCCGTCGCTGTCTCGAACGTAGTTTCAGGTGTTTTATACTTATCTTCTCATTATAGCAAGTATTGCACTCATATATGTGGCAGATCTCCTCGTAGTCGTTCTTcgatggtttcttttttgtttcccaaTCAAATCCTGTAACATTTTACACACTTTACGAGCCAAAAAGGTCAAACTATTTGAAAACTCAACTTTGTGTTTGACACAATTTTTTGCAGTGCAATACATTGCATTGTCACTGCTTACCTGATgcttactattttatttattttttattgttcttaaCTGAAAATTTACGTGATGTGTACTAATTGAATAAGAATTCCAGCTTTCGCAAAGTTTATTGATGCAAATGATCACGATCATGTTGTTATGGTATGAACGACTACGAGAATAACTTGAAATTAAAAACGTAAGACTTCCCTAACCTGACAAATATTTATCGATAGTTAAATTTAAGCAAGAGcaaagattgttaacaaactttattacggctaacgtttcggcgtcctcgccttcgtcagagcccggaaagtcagatcatttgtaatatatctcaaatgcctcatccagaagaAGTTATCATTTTCTAAGATGCTACATTCAAAATCGAAACTAAAAGAGttcaaatcgttgtgcttaaAAAATAGCCGAGTTGCCGTGATATCAGTGATAAAATCGCCccactaatactaattaggatgcgacccgcatatgaccccgtagatcaaaaccagCAGAGGTCTctatacagagccagctcgttggtcacagctatgcactcttcctctctatttattttcgaatttttagcAATTATCCAAAACACCTCCAAAATTCTGCAAGccacaatttcgggttcgtacgatagaatcGTGGCAGCTACGTagaaggagcattttcatgaaattttctgCGATGGGTTCCGAGAGTGGTTGCTCCTTTCTGCAaagctgccacgatcctagctgtgaccaacgagctgtcACGCGGAGATacgctaatatcacggcaacgcgacTACTAGGTAAGCACATTTGGACtcttggtttcgattttggatatagcatcttagggaatgatgacttctTCTGgctgaggcatttgagaggatatattacaaatgatctgactttccaggctctgacgaaggcgacgactcTGAAGCGTTGGGTGTaataaaatttgttaacaatcttggctgttacttaaatttgactatcgacaagttgcaatctctgtgccaagattcaaggaaggtcgatccttcgcacttctggaagaCAAGTATTAATATTTTAGCGGTAACCACGAGTTGAAGAAGAGCTGTCAAGAATTGCAACGATACGGAGTAGGCACCTATGATGTGAAGCATGGTAATGAAACATTGCAAAGAAAGTACATGTGAATGCGAATTTATCAACCACTCAATGTATGAGCCATAAGGATATGCAATTTCTTTCCCGATTTGCAATAAAAACATGAAAGTTTCAAGGTAAATGGGAGAAGAGGAAATGCCCCTTAAAGCATTTTCCCTGCATTTCCTCTTCTCCCATTTACCTTGGTACTTGAAACTTGGTATTGCGTGCAATCGTTATGCTAACGACATTATATCAAGCCAACCTTCATTATGCGACTTTTTATCAGGCTCCAGTTGAAATCAGTGGGCAGATTACGATACGACTTACACGGGAACGTAGCAGTGGTCCTCTGCTCTTTCTCTGACGCCATCAGGACTGCCAATCCTCTTAAGATCTCCCACTCCTCGGTTCATTCATAAGTTTTGACGGTTAATGTGTCGCCTTACTAAGCATTTTATACGTGTTCACATTGATCTCATAGAGTTTATTACAATTGATAGTagtaaattattaaattcGATTTACTATACATGAGCTATCAGTGGATTAACATGGCCTAACGGAATGCTTAAAACTCAAAGTGTCTAGTTGGTGCCGGCTCAGATGTTGATGGTTAAAGAAGGACCGCCGGACCAGGATGGTGTGCGACTGAGTAGACAtctttgcacttttcttttatcaCAGATGGTCCAGTCCATTGATGTTGACCAGAGATAACGAATTCGAACCATGAGTCCGGAGACAGGCCCCTTTTACCCTTCATCCAACATTGGT
The Necator americanus strain Aroian chromosome I, whole genome shotgun sequence genome window above contains:
- a CDS encoding hypothetical protein (NECATOR_CHRI.G1849.T1), producing the protein MKRFLGVDFSPLVEPWDRQLTTLGVLLYFTLTLPLAIICSILPFILIFTSYWYILLVYGLWYFYDRKSPQNGGYPSKWVQSWRMNKWFADYFPVSLHKTAEFSTDQNYIIGCHPHGIIGMGFYATFASEGANKSKVFPGIQFLVCTLASNFNIMITRELLQLGGFIDCSKESIRNVLSGKKEGKAVVIVVGGAEEALDAHPSRHKLKLLSRKGFVKEAFHAGASLVPVYSFGENDIYEQAKNPKGSAVRRLQTWLKEMTGVSLPLFYGRGFFQLNFGFLPHSRPINTVVGAPIAVQQVAEPTNDEVDRVHKQYCDALTELFDRHKTQFGLSKNTKLTIE
- a CDS encoding hypothetical protein (NECATOR_CHRI.G1849.T3), whose product is MNNRLRTFSIPFPSKRAKSILTSPFSSLTFFPLRLVFTWDFHRVQCIAYTRISKNTNLILSMKRFLGVDFSPLVEPWDRQLTTLGVLLYFTLTLPLAIICSILPFILIFTSYWYILLVYGLWYFYDRKSPQNGGYPSKWVQSWRMNKWFADYFPVSLHKTAEFSTDQNYIIGCHPHGIIGMGFYATFASEGANKSKVFPGIQFLVCTLASNFNIMITRELLQLGGFIDCSKESIRNVLSGKKEGKAVVIVVGGAEEALDAHPSRHKLKLLSRKGFVKEAFHAGASLVPVYSFGENDIYEQAKNPKGSAVRRLQTWLKEMTGVSLPLFYGRGFFQLNFGFLPHSRPINTVVGAPIAVQQVAEPTNDEVDRVHKQYCDALTELFDRHKTQFGSDEGDDSEALGVIKFVNNLGCYLNLTIDKLQSLGNHELKKSCQELQRYGVGTYDVKHVQAHWEAIFMKLNKLESDNGTKSNLMADNNDEVKNFHEYVEEYGDYRIELAGAVTTLEQSDTNEGLILEAFENEELPTK